The proteins below come from a single Eucalyptus grandis isolate ANBG69807.140 chromosome 3, ASM1654582v1, whole genome shotgun sequence genomic window:
- the LOC104428297 gene encoding zinc finger Ran-binding domain-containing protein 2-like → MSWSGGDWLCGACQHQNFKKREACQRCGYPKFGGPDVSTYLYNRTEVLAGDWYCNSMNCGAHNYASRSNCYRCGALKDDYVGSCSGGYGPETGVPPGWKAGDWICNRYGCGVHNYASRTECYKCKTPREYGAAI, encoded by the exons ATGAGCTGGTCCGGAGGAGACTGGTTGTGTGGCGCTTGCCAGCACCAGAACTTCAAGAAGCGGGAGGCATGCCAACGATGTGGTTATCCCAAGTTTGGAGGTCCTGACGTCTCAACATACCTCTACAACCGAACAGAAGTCTTGGCTGGAGACTGGTATTGCAATTCAATGAACTGTGGAGCTCACAACTATGCAAGCCGATCGAATTGTTACAGGTGCGGTGCACTCAAGGATGATTACGTTGGCAGTTGTAGTGGAGGATACGGACCAGAGACAGGCGTTCCTCCAGGGTGGAAAGCCGGCGACTGGATTTGCAATAG ATATGGATGTGGAGTGCACAACTATGCCAGCAGGACAGAATGCTACAAATGCAAGACACCAAGGGAATATG GTGCGGCAATTTAG